A portion of the Nomia melanderi isolate GNS246 chromosome 2, iyNomMela1, whole genome shotgun sequence genome contains these proteins:
- the sev gene encoding receptor protein-tyrosine kinase sevenless isoform X4 has product MLATGGLCVFLKVLALAGSVLALLPEDFEDRAAPANLQEECASRCPDLDLNQNRTDDSSSEGGCGVRCKVEQCTKGCGAWERALDTSCQAVCNGTQELLPPKELYCVLGCHDALNRYFQQLKAEIGIPPAPALVADSLTATSLRLEWKGIDIERRGGGISYLVQWRYEELAETWQYCRNQSWGEDDQILVENLQPYTKYRFRVALLLKSSQHNPEPIVSAPSVVIRTLAAGFPTSAPDIPASENTDHYMFQNLEPNKNYSISVTMRNGVGEGPPAVIYITTTPEPAVKDTQQPILILGGQHVVMKQDADMLDDPSVVYENTSTIRGVAIHVASAQLFVSDSVGYVYRTSIVRRTKPTVILSPSQANFKPLSLSVDWLNLHLYILGEVKHATTVWQIARCNLDGRGLTVAVAGFLTRPTHIEVDPYNGYLFWVTRGGLYRLDLADISNGVKHEVQPYLILEDAHLGAFTVDHTNFRLLVPHHIQNTVISVSLDGREVLDLRANTQQPRFKNVVSLAMANGLFYWTNGEEVLIEGYHSGQNRYFHNAYPDRSNGSFVSVNVLMDASQPVPVPVNPPTGVQAVLGVERAKVSWQAPHLLGGQGKGAWQNWSYELEIKDESTGETIHQKDIAGSSHTVHNLREKSEYSIKAAAYTSAGRGPWSTEFRGRTLRDGSHASILWSANEGLLRSDVTGENIDTLIYKASLKEAENDYHIVDVSWYKDVLYIVGNNSALYRYNITSHQKTKMNIHSVGSVAVDWISKKLYWANPKQQIITRANLNGSHQEPMSILAIVKELMIDSLEAYLYWSTGHAVEVARLNGQDRRYYHSDEIFNGKQVMGLTLDTENRYVYWIVRSYESGSIVYRAPTSERIPMSHKIVPEKVSALQHPNMQGPLCYFSEHLLWLQDDRNAVIGDLSGQNTAVINGITLSGLHMVAVMDPALHQYPNNLLSDTVVVLPNAVSNDSIRVEGTWRNFNISWDPVENINYGTVFYEVKFTDYINTNSNPEITTETSMPYNNSEQILPYSVLEVTVKAFTYWESAHHTRRTLRSPQSVPSQPTNPRVFIEFHKEPLSESVDIFAIFRWNEPQFSNGLITGYTVQCWNLLEEQIRCESLFVDELEHTVHGLLPDTTYYFQVRAHTKIGPGPYTDVINVSTIHENPVPQLLVATMDAVRISDLDQEKNDTLSRHKAIDVAYLAADSKIYWINEMEELVTADMDGTNATKILTLYQNALSLTIDWVARNLYWSESENGDRIVKFDLTTWKAGILKFEVIVTASRRIINLDVLPSTGSLYWIELTKNDRGVIMQSDLNGNGVQPFFNHKDNCSCPYRPPVIPVMTIDSTSYQKPVMYWISLDGHLIIADINGCMCSMIVSADFSEGSPPTSLTVDKKNIYWSNYEEGQIYYINKESTDSGEILHYYLPAVRSIKALGKSLQPYPTTNCLIPRQASYVVKVIKKTGNTITVRLPQPVPHFGCEKYNLPTTLYTIYASQCLENDPTKCENVNKTRLLTYEKEDRIKHLKPFTKYRLTLALSNYYSNLKSMNLEFGPGVIERTGAGNPTAPENVTTQALTPTLAVVYWMPPKVLNAEAVRYEVHWRLVRLINGARQKGEQLIKSNESTADGRYFTMLEPWLPGQEYLVFVRAYPVDLGLSPDVYSESPRQVVKMYPEPNNLTLIGVSVNSMNVSWSPTVNLTIKYTLEYKDVAVEQWQIANDSKVDKDKVVYFIDKLQPRTLYKFRLLLRYPSYKKDFVWPTDGKFTFQTLGDVPSAPGMPTATKLRNSIYQLNWEPAQAHGSQITVYRVEGMRVNEINEQIDSNENASWKLYYNGTDNYWIITGDMDDKYRFRVQARNAYGFGAWSRSSPIIDLTETTGGILAAQQHLGLVLGLSVPVITIILICFCYFLCPVYRQHKEDKKAVLPPLVSDVELATLREIPRGNFVQSNSLYASTLQNDPDDSTLPKIRREQITLAKFLGSGAFGEVFQGNAKDLERPGITPVAIKTLRKGASAQEKTEFLQEARLMSHFRHKHVLRLLGVCLDTDPPLLVLELMEAGDLLSYLRASRSLQPTDPHALRLQDLLAMCEDVARGCRYLEELHFVHRDLACRNCLVSARDRENRVVKIGDFGLARDIYKNDYYRKEGEGLLPVRWMAPESLVDGVFTSQSDVWAFGVLMWEITSLGQQPYPARTNLEVLHHVRAGGRLPKPLNCPPALHQLMLRCWSAADARPSFKVCLENIVSHRSTIEDAPLTPVHAGHYLARRGVSNMAYFADENQNHNNSGNSWKSSSSEGSRDMQPFLQNSNNATQSSEIPKYLELLADNEDIILRDNSTSGYEVPRSIHISDQNLGNVNKASANVDLKDNLHSDTLQEQKDALTDNKEHLSKKCDKRSSVSSLNLSERKRASVTSMTEKCNTLDSSKLTNPTIKAILKRDSFTSLTDHRRNKRNTTERRGSEISLEGRSSSSLSSNISLAPPTRPSSSLISSQNVLPLKNSVMAGTGESGIIDNSITKSTLPKIQRTHSNLQNGKANIPLVINSTLLNLLRQTPVEDSNNIVTYTNINTDAVRVNGS; this is encoded by the exons GATATACCCGCGTCCGAGAATACGGATCATTATATGTTCCAAAATCTCGAGCCCAACAAGAACTATTCCATCAGCGTCACTATGAGGAACGGGGTTGGCGAGGGTCCGCCCGCCGTCATCTACATCACGACCACTCCAGAGCCAGCTG TGAAAGACACGCAGCAGCCTATACTGATCCTCGGCGGCCAGCACGTAGTCATGAAACAAGACGCCGACATGCTGGACGATCCCAGTGTGGTTTACGAGAACACGAGCACCATCCGCGGAGTCGCGATTCACGTAGCGTCCGCGCAGTTGTTCGTCTCTGACTCGGTGGGATACGTGTACAGAACGTCCATCGTGAGACGCACTAAGCCCACGGTGATACTCAGCCCCAGCCAAGCGAACTTCAAACCCTTGAGTCTGTCCGTGGACTGGTTGAATCTTCACCTGTACATCTTGGGCGAGGTGAAGCACGCGACGACGGTTTGGCAGATAGCCAGATGCAATCTGGACGGAAGGGGATTGACGGTCGCAGTGGCTGGATTCTTGACGAGGCCGACGCACATCGAAGTCGATCCCTACAATGGATACCTGTTTTGGGTCACCAGGGGTGGTTTGTATAGACTGGATCTGGCTGACATAAGCAATGGAGTTAAGCACGAA GTGCAACCCTACTTAATCCTAGAGGACGCACACTTGGGTGCCTTCACAGTGGACCACACGAACTTTCGCTTGCTGGTCCCACACCACATCCAGAACACGGTGATATCTGTATCCCTGGACGGTCGCGAGGTGTTAGACCTGCGAGCGAACACCCAGCAACCAAGGTTCAAGAACGTCGTCTCCCTGGCGATGGCGAACGGCTTGTTTTACTGGACGAACGGGGAGGAAGTGCTGATAGAGGGCTATCACTCGGGGCAGAACAGATACTTTCACAATGCTTATCCCGATAG GTCGAACGGTTCATTCGTCAGTGTCAATGTACTTATGGACGCTAGCCAGCCTGTTCCTGTCCCGGTGAACCCTCCTACGGGCGTGCAGGCAGTTTTGGGGGTGGAAAGGGCGAAAGTTTCTTGGCAGGCGCCCCATCTGCTGGGCGGCCAGGGTAAAGGCGCCTGGCAGAACTGGTCGTACGAGCTTGAGATCAAAGACGAGTCTACCGGCGAGACGATCCATCAGAAAGACATCGCTGGCTCGTCTCACACTGTGCACAATCTTCGCGAGAAGTCGGAATACTCCATCAAGGCTGCTGCTTACACGAGTGCTGGCAGAGGACCGTGGTCCACCGAATTCAGGGGTCGGACTTTACG GGACGGTTCACACGCGTCCATTCTCTGGTCCGCGAACGAAGGTCTGCTGAGAAGCGACGTGACCGGCGAGAACATCGATACTTTAATATACAAAGCGAGCTTAAAAGAAGCAGAGAACGACTACCATATTGTTGATGTGAGTTGGTACAAGGATGTACTCTACATCGTGGGGAATAATTCTGCACTGTATCGGTATAATATTACTAGCCATCAGAAGACGAAGATGAACATCCATTCGGTCGGAAGCGTCGCCGTTGACTGGATATCAAAGAAGCTTTATTGGGCTAACCCGAAACAACAGATT ATAACAAGAGCCAACTTGAATGGATCGCATCAAGAGCCAATGTCGATCCTAGCTATCGTTAAAGAATTAATGATCGATTCGCTGGAAGCGTATTTGTACTGGTCTACGGGACACGCTGTGGAAGTTGCACGTCTGAACGGTCAAGACAGAAGATATTACCATTCCGATGAGATATTTAATGGCAaacaagtgatgggtttgacGTTGGACACAGAGAATAGATACGTTTACTGGATCGTCCGAAGCTACGAAAGTGGATCGATCGTCTATCGGGCGCCTACGTCTGAGAGGATTCCTATGAGCCACAAAATAGTGCCTGAAAAG GTCTCAGCTTTACAGCACCCCAACATGCAAGGCCCGTTATGTTACTTCTCGGAACACCTGCTGTGGCTGCAAGACGATCGCAATGCAGTGATAGGCGACCTGTCTGGTCAAAACACCGCCGTGATAAATGGTATCACTCTGTCCGGCCTGCACATGGTGGCCGTGATGGATCCTGCGCTTCATCAATATCCGAACAATCTTCTGTCGGACACGGTGGTTGTGCTGCCCAACGCAGTCAGCAATGATAGCATTAGGGTAGAAGGAACTTGGCGGAATTTCAATATATCCTGGGACCCCGTGGAGAACATCAATTACGGGACCGTGTTTTACGAAGTGAAGTTCACGGACTACATCAATACCAATTCGAATCCCGAGATTACCACAGAGACCTCGATGCCGTATAACAATTCGGAGCAAATTCTGCCTTACTCTGTTCTAGAAGTGACCGTGAAAGCGTTCACCTATTGGGAATCGGCGCATCACACGAGGAGGACATTGCGATCACCGCAAAGCGTGCCTAGTCAACCAACGAATCCTAGGGTGTTCATTGAGTTTCATAAAGAACCCCTTAGCGAGAGCGTTGATATATTCGCGATATTCAG ATGGAACGAACCACAGTTCTCGAACGGTCTGATCACAGGATACACCGTGCAATGTTGGAATCTCCTAGAAGAGCAAATCCGCTGCGAGTCGCTTTTCGTTGATGAACTGGAGCACACCGTGCACGGTCTGCTACCGGACACAACGTACTACTTCCAAGTGCGAGCTCACACGAAAATCGGTCCCGGACCGTACACCGATGTCATCAATGTGTCAACGATACACGAGAATCCGGTTCCGCAGCTGTTGGTTGCTACCATGGACGCGGTGAGGATCTCCGATCTGGATCAAGAGAAGAATGACACCCTCAGTCGGCACAAAGCAATCGACGTTGCGTATCTGGCGGCGGATAGCAAGATTTATTGGATAAACGAGATGGAGGAACTGGTCACAGCCGATATGGACGGTACAAATGCAACCAAGATTCTGACGTTGTACCAGAACGCCTTGAGTTTGACTATCGACTGGGTAGCGAGGAATCTGTATTGGTCCGAGTCGGAAAACGGAGATCGGATCGTCAAGTTCGACTTGACCACTTGGAAAGCGGGGATCCTCAAGTTCGAGGTGATTGTCACGGCGAGCAGACGTATCATCAATCTCGATGTACTGCCATCCACAGG ATCGTTATACTGGATAGAGCTGACGAAAAACGACAGAGGAGTGATAATGCAATCGGATTTAAATGGCAATGGCGTTCAACCCTTTTTTAATCACAAAGATAACTGCTCGTGTCCGTATAGACCTCCCGTGATCCCCGTGATGACGATAGATAGTACTTCGTATCAAAAGCCAGTTATGTATTGGATCTCTTTGGACGGACACTTGATCATCGCTGACATCAACGGCTGCATGTGTAGTATGATAGTAAGCGCAGACTTCAGCGAAGGATCGCCACCGACATCTCTGACAGTGGATAAAAAGAACATATACTGGTCGAACTACGAAGAAGGCcagatttattatataaacaagGAATCCACCGACAGTGGAGAGATCTTACACTATTACCTGCCAGCTGTTAGAAGCATCAAGGCTCTGGGGAAATCCTTACAACCGTATCCAACCACAAACTGTCTGATTCCCCGCCAGGCGTCCTACGTCGTGAAAGTGATCAAAAAAACAGGAAACACTATCACTGTGAGACTTCCCCAGCCTGTTCCTCATTTTGGTTGTGAGAAATACAATTTACCGACAACTTTGTACACAATATACGCGTCTCAATGCTTAGAGAACGACCCCACCAAGTGCGAGAATGTCAATAAGACTCGGCTGCTAACTTACGAGAAGGAGGACAGGATCAAGCATCTCAAGCCTTTCACTAAATACAGGCTGACTTTAGCGTTGAGTAACTATTATTCTAATTTGAAGTCGATGAACTTGGAATTTGGCCCCGGTGTCATCGAAAGGACTGGAGCTGGTAACCCTACAGCTCCGGAAAATGTAACAACGCAAGCCTTGACACCGACTTTGGCCGTAGTTTATTGGATGCCGCCGAAGGTGCTGAACGCTGAGGCGGTTCGGTACGAGGTGCACTGGAGATTGGTCCGATTGATAAATGGGGCACGGCAGAAAGGAGAGCAGCTGATAAAGAGTAACGAGAGTACGGCCGACGGTAGATACTTCACCATGCTAGAACCATGGTTACCGGGACAGGAATATTTAGTGTTCGTCCGCGCGTATCCTGTGGACTTGGGCTTAAGTCCCGACGTCTACAGCGAAAGTCCTCGCCAAGTGGTGAAAATGTACCCGGAGCCTAACAACCTGACGTTGATCGGTGTCAGCGTGAACAGCATGAACGTGTCGTGGTCGCCCACCGTCAACTTGACGATCAAATACACTTTAGAATACAAAGACGTCGCCGTAGAACAATGGCAAATCGCGAACGACTCTAAAGTGGATAAAGACAAGGTGGTCTATTTCATTGACAAGCTGCAACCGCGCACTTTGTACAAGTTCCGTCTGCTCCTGAGGTACCCGAGCTACAAGAAAGATTTCGTATGGCCGACGGATGGGAAGTTCACGTTCCAAACATTGG GTGACGTGCCGAGTGCCCCTGGTATGCCTACGGCAACAAAACTCCGGAATTCCATTTATCAGTTGAACTGGGAGCCCGCGCAAGCTCACGGCTCCCAGATTACAGTGTACCGCGTCGAGGGTATGAGAGTAAACGAAATAAACGAACAAATCGACTCGAACGAGAACGCCAGCTGGAAGCTCTACTACAATGGGACGGACAATTACTGGATAATTACGGGCGATATGGACGACAAATACCGGTTTCGAGTTCAGGCCAGAAACGCGTACGGATTCGGTGCATGGAGCAGATCCAGCCCGATCATTGATTTGACAGAAACCACTGGCGGGATACTGGCCGCCCAACAACATTTGGGACTGGTATTAGGACTGAGCGTCCCGGTTATTACCATAATTCTGATTTGCTTCTGTTATTTCCTTTGCC CAGTGTATAGGCAACACAAGGAAGACAAGAAAGCTGTCTTACCTCCTTTAGTGAGCGACGTAGAGCTGGCAACCCTTCGAGAAATACCCCGCGGAAATTTTGTCCAATCTAACTCACTTTACGCGTCCACGCTGCAAAACGATCCCGATGACTCTACCCTGCCTAAAATCAGGAGAGAGCAAATCACGTTAGCGAAGTTCTTGGGGAGTGGAGCATTCGGGGAA GTGTTTCAAGGTAATGCGAAGGACTTAGAGAGACCGGGAATCACCCCGGTCGCGATCAAGACGCTCCGAAAGGGCGCATCGGCACAAGAGAAAACAGAATTCCTTCAAGAGGCGAGACTGATGAGCCATTTTCGACATAAACACGTACTCCGGTTGCTCGGAGTATGCCTAGACACAGACCCACCGCTATTAGTATTAGAGCTGATGGAAGCCGGAGATTTATTGAGTTATTTAAGAGCGAGTCGATCGTTACAGCCTACAGATCCACACGCTTTGCGTCTACAAGATTTATTGGCTATGTGTGAAGATGTAGCAAGAGGATGTCGTTATCTGGAGGAACTCCATTTTGTACATAGAGATCTTGCATGCAGAAACTGTTTGGTGTCTGCTAGGGATAGGGAAAACCGAGTAGTTAAAATTGGTGATTTTGGGCTTGCAAGAGATATTTATAAGAACGATTATTATAGAAAA gaAGGGGAAGGACTGCTACCTGTTCGTTGGATGGCCCCTGAATCTTTAGTAGATGGTGTATTCACTTCTCAGAGTGATGTATGGGCATTTGGTGTATTAATGTGGGAAATTACATCTTTGGGGCAACAACCATACCCTGCCAGAACAAACCTTGAAGTGTTGCATCATGTGCGTGCAGGTGGTAGATTGCCTAAACCTTTGAACTGCCCACCTGCTTTGCATCAGTTGATGTTACGTTGTTGGAGTGCTGCTGATGCTAGACCAAGTTTTAAAGTTTGCCTTGAGAATATAGTTAGCCATCGAAGTACTATAGAGGATGCACCATTGACCCCTGTACATGCTGGTCATTACTTAGCTAGAAGAG GCGTGTCTAACATGGCTTACTTTGCTGACGAGAATCAAAATCATAATAACTCAG ggAATTCATGGAAATCCAGTAGTTCAGAAGGTAGTCGAGATATGCAGCCATTCCTTCAAAATTCCAATAATGCAACACAATCGAGTGAAATACCAAAATACCTGGAACTGCTAGCAGATAatgaagatattattttaagagATAATTCAACAAGTGGATACGAAGTGCCTCGATCAATTCATATTTCTGATCAAAATTTGGGTAATGTAAATAAAGCTAGTGCAAATGTAGATTTAAAAGATAATTTGCATTCTGATACTTTACAAGAACAGAAAGATGCTCTGACTGACAATAAAGAACATTTATCAAAGAAGTGTGATAAGAGGTCTTCAGTATCGAGTTTAAATTTATCAGAACGTAAAAGAGCATCAGTTACAAGTATGACTGAAAAATGTAATACTTTAGATAGTTCAAAATTAACTAATCCTACTATTAAAGCGATTTTGAAGAGAGACTCTTTTACCTCTTTAACTGATcatagaagaaataaaagaaatacgaCTGAACGGCGAGGATCAGAAATAAGTTTAGAAGGCAGAAGTTCCAGTTCACTCAGTTCAAATATTAGTTTAGCACCACCTACGCGACCCAGCTCATCGTTAATTAGTTCACAAAATGTTCTTCCATTGAAAAACAGTGTTATGGCTGGTACTGGAGAATCTGGAATAATTGACAATAGCATCACAAAAAGTACATTGCCAAAAATTCAAAGGACTCATTCTAATTTACAGAACGGTAAAGCCAATATTCCGTTGGTGATAAATAgtacattattaaatttattaaggcAAACTCCGGTTGAAGATAGTAACAATATTGTTACATATACAAATATCAATACAGATGCTGTTAGAGTAAATGGATCGTGA